In the Mycobacteriales bacterium genome, TCTCGACCTTGTGCCGGCGGAGCAGGGCGAGCGCGTCGTCGTGGCCGACGCCGAGCGGCGCGGTCATCAGCGGCATCGGCGTCATCACGTCGCGCACCAGCCGGGACGTGTCCCGCTCGAAGCGGATGTCACGGTTGGTGACGATGCCGAGCAGCACCCCGTCCTGGTCCGTGACGGGCACGCCGGAGATGCGATAGCGCCCCATCAGCGCGTTGGCTGCGGCGATGGTGTCGTCCGGCGAGCACGTAACCGGCGAGGTCACCATGCCGGCCTCGGAGCGCTTGACGATGTCGACCTGGATGACCTGGTCCTCGACCGACAGGTTGCGATGCAGGACGCCGACGCCACCCTGGCGCGCCATCGCGATGGCCATCCGGGCCTCGGTCACCGTGTCCATCGGGCTGGACAGCAACGGTGTGTTGAGCGTGAGCGACCGGGACAGCCGCGTGGTGGTGTCCGCCTCGCTCGGCAACAGGTCGGATGCCGCAGGGAGCAGGAGTACGTCGTCGAAGGTCAGCCCCAGCGGGGCGAACTTGGCCGGCAGCGTCGGGTCCATGACCACCAGTTTCTTCCCCAGGCGCGGACGAGACTGTTCAGTCTAGTGCGGGTCCCTGCACTAGCGTTGGTCCGTGCGAGACGACGTGCCGCGGGACCCGTTCGAGGGCGATCCCTCCGATCCCGCCGCCGCCCTGGGCGACGAGGAGCCGGACGAGCCGTTGACCGACCAGGAACGCCAGGACCTGCTCGAGGACATGCAGGATCTCGATGCGTTCCAGGCGGTGCTCGAGCCGCGCGGCGTCCGTGGCCTGGTCGTGGACTGCGAGGACTGCCGCGAGCCGCACTACTTCGCGTGGGAGCTGCTGCGGGCCAACCTTCGCAGCCTGCTCGACCTCGGCTCGCCGCACGTGCACGAGCCGGCATACAGCCCGGACCCGGCGGACTATGTCAGCTGGGACTACGCACGAGGGTTCGTCGACGGCGTACTCACCGCGGACGAGGACGACTGAGCGGTCAGTTCACCAGGCCGTGCCGGAAGCCGGCCGCAACCGCGTGGGCGCGGTCGCCGACCTCGAGCTTGCGGAACAACCGCCGCGCGTGCGTCTTGATCGTGTCCTCGGACAGGTAGAGCTCCCGACCGATCTCGGCGTTGCTCTTGCCGCCCGCCATGCCCTTCAGGACCTGCCGCTCGCGTTCGGTGAGCACCGGCGCATCGGCGTCGAACTCGCGCGCCAGGTGGGCGACCGGCGTATCCGGCGACAGCGCCGTCACGGTCAACACGTTGGCGAGCGTCGCGCACAGCTCCTCGCGGGAGACGTCCTTGTGCAGGAACCCGCGAGCACCGCCGGCGATCGCAGCGGCGGCCGCCTCGCGGTCGGAAGCCAGCGTCAGCATCACGACGTTGGCCTCGGGGTGGTCGCGGACCAGCCGGCGGGTCGCCTCGACACCCCCCAAACCGGGCATTTGGACGTCCATCAGCACCAGATCGTGACGATCCTCGGGCCAGCGCGCGAGCACTTCCTCGCCACTCGCCACGGCATCGACCCGGTCGACGCCCGGCAACGACTCGACGGCGCGGCGCAGCCCTTCACGCACCGCGCGCAGGTCATCGCAGATCAGCACGCTGGTCACAACGGAGTACATCGGCAGGAACCCCGATCGACTTCACCGCGAATGGGGAGTTCCCGCAGAACGGGCGATTC is a window encoding:
- a CDS encoding response regulator transcription factor, giving the protein MTSVLICDDLRAVREGLRRAVESLPGVDRVDAVASGEEVLARWPEDRHDLVLMDVQMPGLGGVEATRRLVRDHPEANVVMLTLASDREAAAAAIAGGARGFLHKDVSREELCATLANVLTVTALSPDTPVAHLAREFDADAPVLTERERQVLKGMAGGKSNAEIGRELYLSEDTIKTHARRLFRKLEVGDRAHAVAAGFRHGLVN
- a CDS encoding DUF5319 domain-containing protein; translated protein: MRDDVPRDPFEGDPSDPAAALGDEEPDEPLTDQERQDLLEDMQDLDAFQAVLEPRGVRGLVVDCEDCREPHYFAWELLRANLRSLLDLGSPHVHEPAYSPDPADYVSWDYARGFVDGVLTADEDD